From a region of the Streptomyces caniferus genome:
- a CDS encoding cytochrome P450 — MTTADTAPLSYPFNVAESLELSEEYEQARNRPGLLKVRMTYGEPAWLVTRYAEARFVLGDQRFSRAEGVRHDEPRQSEGRRDSGILGMDPPDHTRLRTLVAKAFTVRQVEKLRPQVKQLAHEMLDELAAAGPPADLVDRYALPIPVAVICRLLGVPAEDRPRFRVWSDAALSTSSLTAEQFDANQEELRSYMRQLIEEHRRAPQDDLMTALIDARDVNDRLSELELVDLCVGILVAGHETTATQIPNFVLALLDHPGQLALLREQPELIGGAVEELLRFVPLGSGASQPRYATEDVEVGGTLVRAGSPVLVAVGAANRDALRFDSPGTLDISRGVNQHLGFGHGVHHCLGAPLARLELQEALLALITRFPELRLAGDVVWKSEMLVRGPRVMPVGW, encoded by the coding sequence ATGACCACAGCCGACACAGCACCCCTCTCCTACCCCTTCAATGTCGCCGAGAGCCTCGAGCTCTCCGAAGAGTACGAACAGGCCCGCAACCGCCCCGGGCTGCTGAAGGTGCGGATGACGTACGGCGAGCCGGCCTGGCTCGTGACCCGGTACGCCGAGGCCCGGTTCGTCCTCGGCGATCAGCGCTTCAGCCGCGCCGAGGGCGTCCGTCACGACGAGCCCCGCCAGTCCGAAGGCCGTCGCGACAGCGGCATCCTGGGCATGGACCCGCCCGATCACACCCGGCTGCGCACGCTGGTGGCCAAGGCGTTCACCGTCCGCCAGGTCGAGAAGCTCCGGCCGCAGGTCAAGCAGCTGGCGCACGAGATGCTCGACGAGCTGGCGGCGGCCGGTCCGCCCGCCGATCTCGTGGACCGCTACGCGCTGCCCATCCCCGTCGCGGTGATCTGCCGGCTGCTCGGGGTGCCGGCCGAGGACCGGCCGCGGTTCCGGGTGTGGAGCGACGCCGCGCTGTCGACGAGTTCCCTCACCGCGGAGCAGTTCGACGCCAATCAGGAAGAACTCCGCTCCTATATGCGGCAGTTGATCGAGGAGCATCGGCGGGCGCCCCAGGACGACCTGATGACGGCGCTCATCGACGCCAGGGATGTCAACGACCGGCTGTCCGAACTCGAACTCGTCGACCTGTGCGTCGGGATCCTGGTCGCCGGGCACGAGACCACCGCCACCCAGATCCCCAACTTCGTGCTCGCGCTGCTCGATCACCCGGGCCAGCTCGCCCTGCTGCGCGAACAGCCGGAGCTGATCGGCGGGGCCGTGGAGGAACTGCTGCGGTTCGTCCCGCTCGGCAGTGGTGCGAGCCAGCCCCGTTACGCGACGGAGGACGTCGAGGTCGGCGGGACCCTGGTACGGGCCGGCAGCCCGGTCCTGGTCGCGGTGGGCGCGGCCAACCGGGACGCACTGCGCTTCGATTCTCCGGGGACGCTGGACATCTCCCGGGGCGTGAACCAGCACCTCGGGTTCGGGCACGGGGTCCACCACTGCCTGGGCGCGCCGCTGGCCCGGCTGGAACTCCAGGAGGCGCTCCTCGCCCTGATCACCCGGTTCCCGGAACTGCGGCTGGCGGGCGATGTGGTGTGGAAGAGCGAGATGCTGGTGCGCGGTCCGCGGGTCATGCCGGTGGGGTGGTGA
- a CDS encoding ferredoxin, which translates to MTWQVEIDPRQCMASGSCAAVAPDLFALDGEHARPLTERIDEDERALDAADVCPAGAITVRDGENVVGPRP; encoded by the coding sequence ATGACCTGGCAGGTGGAGATCGATCCCCGGCAGTGCATGGCCTCCGGCTCCTGCGCCGCCGTCGCGCCGGACCTCTTCGCCCTGGACGGCGAGCACGCCCGTCCGCTGACGGAGCGGATCGACGAGGACGAGCGGGCGTTGGACGCGGCCGATGTCTGTCCGGCCGGCGCCATCACCGTCCGGGACGGTGAGAACGTCGTCGGGCCCCGGCCCTAG
- a CDS encoding PE-PGRS family protein → MVAGQVLRGLRAAVFAAVCVLLAALGHMVMSDAVVPPWMLLAAWAGTAAGAWCCAARERGPVWVGLLTVGTQAALHSAFSFGQAVAGGGDRSLARQWARTLLCGADGTQFSGRDGAQLLQLMRQQMAAMPSSDPAHPVQDMGGMESMQHMGHMGGMAHSAQMPGMHGSATGMLAAHLLVALLSAAWLWGGERAAFRLVRSASARLFAPLVLVLRILLPDPRPAVRAARQEPRRAVRQLLLAYTRSLRGPPREPAVG, encoded by the coding sequence ATGGTTGCGGGGCAGGTTCTCAGGGGGCTACGGGCCGCGGTGTTCGCGGCGGTCTGTGTGCTGCTCGCCGCACTGGGGCACATGGTGATGTCGGATGCCGTGGTACCCCCGTGGATGCTGCTCGCCGCCTGGGCGGGGACCGCGGCCGGTGCCTGGTGCTGTGCGGCCCGGGAACGCGGGCCGGTGTGGGTGGGGTTGCTGACCGTCGGCACCCAGGCCGCCCTGCACAGTGCCTTCTCGTTCGGCCAGGCGGTAGCCGGTGGCGGCGACCGCTCCCTCGCGCGCCAGTGGGCCCGGACCTTGCTGTGCGGGGCGGACGGGACACAGTTCTCCGGCCGTGACGGCGCCCAGCTGTTGCAGCTGATGCGTCAGCAGATGGCGGCCATGCCCTCGTCGGACCCTGCGCACCCTGTGCAGGACATGGGCGGCATGGAGTCCATGCAGCACATGGGGCACATGGGCGGCATGGCCCACAGCGCTCAGATGCCGGGGATGCACGGCAGCGCCACCGGCATGCTGGCGGCCCACCTGCTGGTCGCCCTGCTCAGCGCGGCGTGGCTGTGGGGCGGCGAACGGGCGGCGTTCCGGCTCGTACGGAGCGCGTCGGCCCGGCTGTTCGCGCCGTTGGTCCTCGTCCTGCGGATCCTGCTGCCCGATCCGCGGCCCGCCGTCCGCGCCGCTCGTCAGGAGCCGCGGCGTGCGGTGCGGCAGTTGCTGCTGGCGTATACGAGGTCGTTGCGGGGTCCCCCGCGGGAGCCGGCTGTCGGCTGA
- a CDS encoding zf-HC2 domain-containing protein produces the protein MHCSRIRTALSARLDGEELPPGVTPGRLDDHLAGCRDCRRWDARARALTAGLDRAAGYPEGDPAAADALLARLRSAAAGPGATGSGTADTGGKRAG, from the coding sequence ATGCACTGCTCGCGCATCCGTACGGCACTCTCCGCCCGCCTCGACGGCGAGGAACTGCCACCCGGCGTCACCCCCGGCCGGCTCGACGACCACCTGGCCGGCTGCCGGGACTGCCGACGGTGGGACGCACGGGCACGAGCCCTGACGGCCGGCCTCGACCGCGCCGCCGGGTACCCCGAAGGCGACCCGGCGGCCGCCGATGCGCTGCTCGCGCGGCTGCGTTCGGCCGCCGCGGGACCGGGAGCGACAGGTTCCGGCACGGCGGACACGGGCGGCAAACGGGCCGGTTGA
- a CDS encoding sigma-70 family RNA polymerase sigma factor, which produces MRDDEAVTGWALAARTGDERAVEQFVRATQLDVRRYVAHLSGDPQATDDLVQDTYVRALRSLPRFEGRSSARTWLLTIARRVVADRIRSHAVRPRLAATDDWQTAAERVQPRGVPGFDEGVALAELLAALAPQRREAFVLTQLLGLPYAAAAGVMGCPVGTVRSRVARARETLVALLTEAERPEPAAESRVYADAVA; this is translated from the coding sequence ATGCGGGATGACGAGGCGGTGACGGGCTGGGCGCTGGCCGCCCGTACCGGGGACGAGCGGGCCGTCGAGCAGTTCGTGCGGGCCACCCAGCTCGATGTGCGGCGCTATGTGGCGCATCTCAGCGGTGATCCGCAGGCGACCGACGACCTGGTGCAGGACACCTATGTGCGGGCGCTGCGCAGCCTGCCGCGGTTCGAGGGCCGGTCGTCGGCGCGTACCTGGCTGCTGACCATCGCCCGGCGGGTCGTGGCGGACCGTATCCGTTCCCACGCGGTGCGGCCCCGGCTGGCGGCGACGGACGACTGGCAGACGGCCGCGGAGCGGGTGCAGCCGCGCGGTGTGCCGGGATTCGACGAGGGCGTGGCGCTGGCCGAACTGCTGGCGGCGCTGGCGCCGCAGCGGCGGGAGGCGTTCGTGCTCACCCAGTTGCTGGGGCTGCCGTACGCGGCGGCGGCCGGGGTGATGGGCTGCCCCGTGGGGACCGTGCGGTCCCGGGTGGCGCGCGCCCGCGAGACGCTGGTCGCGCTGCTGACGGAGGCGGAGCGTCCCGAACCGGCCGCCGAGTCGCGCGTCTACGCGGACGCGGTGGCCTGA
- a CDS encoding copper chaperone PCu(A)C codes for MNRPSVPSVVVPLLTALVTLGVLTAWTAAGNAGRPARLSIPEGRVLIPSGTEATAAFFTLRNTGGADDVLTGVTGPAGHRAMLSRTVDIGHNARSMAMVRGATVPAGDALTMTPTTLDVMVSPPPRLAPGDRLTFTLHFRDSPPRTVRARAVRPGG; via the coding sequence ATGAATCGGCCGTCCGTCCCGTCCGTCGTCGTCCCGTTGCTCACCGCTCTGGTGACCCTCGGCGTGCTCACCGCATGGACCGCCGCCGGCAACGCGGGCAGGCCCGCGCGGTTGAGCATCCCCGAGGGCCGGGTGCTGATCCCCTCGGGAACGGAGGCCACCGCCGCGTTCTTCACCCTGCGCAACACCGGCGGCGCCGACGACGTCCTGACGGGTGTCACCGGCCCCGCCGGCCACCGCGCGATGCTCAGCCGCACCGTCGACATCGGGCACAACGCCCGCAGCATGGCGATGGTCCGCGGCGCCACCGTCCCGGCGGGCGACGCCCTGACCATGACGCCGACCACCCTGGACGTCATGGTCAGCCCGCCGCCGCGGCTCGCGCCCGGCGACCGGCTCACCTTCACACTGCACTTCCGCGACAGCCCGCCGCGGACCGTACGGGCCAGGGCGGTACGTCCCGGCGGCTGA